The genomic window CGTTGAAGGGTTTCATTAACCAGATCGCAGAGATTGATATGTGCCGGCTTTTCCAAACTGTCACGGTGTTCCAAGGCGCTCAAGCCCAGCATACGTTCCACCAGGGTCTGTATGCGGTTTGCTTCCGCGCTTATATTGTCAAGAAAACGCTGCTGCTGTGCTTTGGGAACATTGTCTTCCTGGAGCAGTTCCGCAGCCCCTGCAATGGCGGCCACAGGGCTTTTGATTTCATGTGTCAGGGACTGGACATAAGATTCAATGTATTCCTTTGCCGCAAGATCGGCTCTGATCTTTTCAAAGGCTTTGCCCATTTCGGCAATGTCGCTGCGGCCCAGGGATGGTCGCTGTTCATCTTCTCCTTTGCTGATGCTTTTGACATACCGGTTCAACCGGTCCAGTGGCCGGGTGATGAAAAACAGGGCCAGAACAGCCAGCACCAGGGATAGCAAGGCTGCCCCAATTGAACGTTTGAACACGGCGGCCTTGGCGTTTTCTATAAAATCGTTGATATTTTCCGTGGGTTTGCCAACAACCAGAACCCCGGCCATATGCGTGCCGATCATCACAGGTGCGGCCACATAAAGAGTGGTCAAATCCGGCCGGCCCGGGTCATCCCGGGTGGATCTGGCCCCGTATTCGCCATGAAGTGTTAAAAACACATCCCGCCAACGGGAATAATCCGTGCCGGGTGGATCACGCTCCAGGGAATCAAAAATCAGGAGGCCTTGTTGGTCGGTGATATAAACCCTTGTGTCCACGCCTGTTTTAGACAGATCATAAACCATTGCATTAAACGATTGGCGGTAAACCCCATTAAAAATCCGGGTCAGTTCAGCGGAGGAATACTCATGCGCCTCCATCCTGGCGCCTACCATGCCGGCAAGAATCCTTGCCTGATCCACCAGAGACTCCTCAACACCTTCCAGATATCTGTATTTCAGATTGTTTTGAAATTCTGCTGTCAGATAATAGACCGCCGGGATAAAAAAAAGACAAAACGAGATAAGCAGCCGGGTTCTCAGCCTCATGGTTCTTCTTTCAAGGAATAGCCCATGCCCCTGTGGGTTTTAATGGGATCGTTGTGGGGGGACACCCGGCGCAGTTTAGCCCGCAGATTTTTAATCTGGGCATCCACGGCCCGGTCGGTGCTCATTTCAGGGTCATCCCAAACCAGGTCCATGAGCATTTCCCTGGAATAGACCCTGCCCGGATGGCGGATTAAAAGGGAGAGGATTTTAAATTCATACCGGGACAGATCCAGAACCTGACCGTTAAAAAAAATCCGGCACCTGGTCTCGTCCAGCTCAAATCCCGCTCCCAGGTTTTGGGCAACCTGGCTGCCGGATGCCTGGACGCCATCATATCTGCGCAGCACCGCCTTGACCCGTGCGGACAATTCCCTTGGGCTGAACGGCTTGACCATGTAGTCGTCCGCCCCGATCTCAAGGCCCACGACACGATCGATTTCATCCGACCTTGCCGTTAGGAAAATAACCGGCACCTGAGACCCAAAACGAATCTGCTTGCAAAGTTCGATACCGTTGACATCGGGCAGACCAATGTCCAGGAGGACCAGGTCCACGCCACCTTGTTCAAGCCGTTCAAGGCCTTTTTTCCCCTGGCTGTGCCAGGATGTGGAAAAGCCTTCGGTTTCAAGGGCATACCGGATGTTTTCAACAATAGACGGTTCGTCTTCAATGATGAGGATATGTTTCATTTCAAGAACAATTCACGTTTTTTTCACATTGAATCCCTAAAGCGTTCACAGTGAAGTCTTAGCATGTATCCATATTTGGATCAATTCGGTGTTTATAACATTAAAAAAGGAGAGACATATTGGGATCATCATTCATTAAAAAAACGAGTATGATCGGTCTTCTGATCGCTTTGTTGAACATCCCGTTGGGATTTATCAGTGATACTATTGAAGAACGAAGTATGCGCAACGGCAAGGCACATATGCAGATCGCATCCACCTGGGGCCGGGCCCAGGGGATCACGGGACCAGTGCTGACCATCCCTTATTATGACAGCCAGGGTACCCTTCAGCATGCCTGCTTTTTGTCCGACACCCTTGACATTACGGCCAAAATTTCCCCGGAAAAAAGATACCGGGGCATATTTGAAGTCATTGTTTACCGGGCTGAAATCTCCATGTCCGGCACGTTTGGCAGACCTGATTTTTCTGCCTGGGATATTGAATCGTACCAGATCTTGTGGGACAAAGCCACGTTGACCATTGGATTAAATGAACTCAAAGGCATCCAGCTGATTTCAGCCTTCCAGTGGAACGGCAATCCTGCGCCATTACGGCCGGGTGAAAAGACAGCGCCAGGCATTTACGGGTTGGCTGCCCGCCTTTTTCCGGACCGTGAGCCGGACACCAAATCTGACTCGGCATCCAGCGGATTTGAGGATGCCAACCGGTTTAATATTGTTTTCAATCTTCACGGCTCAAGCGAAATCCGGTTTGCCCCGACCTCGGACACCACAACGGTGGCCGTCACCTCCCCCTGGCCACATCCCTCTTTCCAGGGTAGCTACCTGCCCGTCAAACGAACCATCACACCCGAAGGATTTAAAGCAAAATGGCAGGTGTCCGGGTTTGGCCGAGACTACCCCGGACAATGGAATAGTGAACAAAAGGACGCCCAGAAAGCCGCCAACCGTTTTACTAACGGCATGTTCGGAGTGAAATTGATCCAGCCGGTCAATTTTTACACCCTGTCCGAAAGATCCGTGAAATATGCTTTGCTGATTATCACCCTGACTTTTTTATGCTTTTTCATGTTTGAAATCCTTAACCGCCTAAAAATTCATCCCATGCAGTACCTTCTGGTGGGCTTTAGTTTAAGTCTTTTTTACCTGCTGCTGATCTCATTTTCCGAACATATCGGTTTTTTGCCTGCCTATGTGCTTTCAGCGGCGGCCTGTGTCGTGCTGATTACCTGGTATGCCCGTTCTTTTCTGGGTAGCAGCCGTTCGAGCCTGATCACAGGAGGCGTGCTTTCTGGCTTTTTTGCTCTATTTTATATTATTTTACAGCATGAAGGTTATTCCCTTGTCATGGGAACATCCAGCCTGTTCTTTATCCTGGCACTTGTCATGGGATTGACCCGAAAACTGGACTGGTATTCGGTTTTCAAGGCAGCACCGGGATTAAAAATCCCGGCATTCAGGTCAAAACGCCGACCACCTACCTGCAATCCCATGGCAGAGGAGAATGAAAAATGAAACGTTTGATGCAAATCATTGTGCTGCTGCTTTTAAGCATGGTTTCCTTGTGTTCTGCAGATTCCCAGATCCCCCAAATTAAGGTATGGGGAAAGAGTTCGTCACAGATTCGTCCGGACAATGCAGTATTGACCCTGAAAATAACCGGCAAAGGTCATAACGCCAAGGCGGCTGAAGAACTCCACCAAAAATATCTGGATAATGCCCTTAACGTGTTAAGTGATTTTGGCATCAGCGATAAGGATATCACTATGGACGGACCCTATACGAACCTTGACGGCACGGTTGTTTGTGTCTTGTCTGTACGGGTGGCTGAGTTTTCAAAACTGCCGGGGCTGATTCAGTCCTTTGCATCCAGGCCCGGCAGCAAGGTTGATCAGCTGGCATGGTCCCATACCCGGTTGGCACAGTTTCGAGCCGATGCCCTCTCCATGGCTGTAAAGGATGCAAGGCAAAAGGCGCAAACCATGATCCAAGCCCTGAACAGCCGGTTAGGGGAAGCGCTTTTGGTCCGTCCGGTCGATACAGAAAAGACAAAAGCAGGTGGTGATAAACCGTTCATCAGAATCGAAAAAAAGGTGGAAGTGGTATTTCGTCTGGTCCCCCTGTAATTATCCATTATCCCGGATCATTGGATCTTGTAGGAAAGCCCTGGCGGGGAAGGTCATTTCGTTTGATTCATATTTAAAGAATTATCCAGCACTTTTCGAATCTTTTTGGCAAGTTCATTTGTTGAAAACGGTTTCTGTATAAAGGCCACCCCGTCCTCGAGAACTCCTTTGTGCGTAATGACCTCGGCTGCATATCCGGACATAAATAGTAATTTGATTTCAGGAAACACCGCGGTTACTTTTTTTGCCAGATCCCGTCCGTTCATTTCAGGCATGACCACGTCGGTCATAAGAAGGTCTATTTTTCCCACATGTTCATTGGTGATACGTATTGCATCGGCTGGGCCGTCGGCCGGTAAGACCGAATAGCCCTTACGCTCAAGCATCATCCTTGTCATTTTAAGAATAGCGGGTTCATCCTCCACCAGCAAAATGGTTTCAGTTCCGGTGGGGACAGGTTTTGGAGGAATGGTTTGTTCCCGGGTATCCTCGGCCTCGGACGCTTGGAATCTTGGCAAATATATTTTAAAACAGGTTCCCTGATCCGGTTCGCTGTAAACATTGATAAAGCCGTTATTCTGTTTAACGATACCATAAATTATAGCAAGGCCCAGACCTGTGCCTTCACCCATATTTTTGGTGGTGAAAAATGGTTCAAACAAATTGTTCAATGTCTCTTTGCTCATGCCGCAGCCGTTATCCGTCACCGCGAGCATCGCATAGTCGCCGTTCATAAATCCTGCATGGCCGGCGCAATAAGCCTGATCAAAAATTTTATTTTGGGTTTCAATAGTGAGTTTGCCCACACCGGCAATGGCATCCCGGGCATTGACACACAGGTTGGCCAGGATTTGATTGATCTGGCTTGGGTCTATTTTGACCGGCCACAGCGAATCGGCCGGTATCCATGACAGATCAATATCCTCGCCAATGAGTCTGCGCAGCATTTTAAGCATACTGTCCACAGCATCGTTCAGGTCAAGCACTTCCGGCGAAATGATCTGTTTTCTGGCAAAAGTCAGCAATTGTTTTGTCAGATCCGCCGACCGTTCGGCAGCTTTTTGAATTTCTTCAAGATCAGCATACAGATCATGGCTGCTCTCTATTTTTTCAAAGGCCAGCTCTACATAACCCAGGATCACCCCGAGCATATTATTAAAATCATGGGCCACACCGCCTGCCAGCCGCCCAATTGCCTCCATTCTCTGGGCCTGGTTGAGTTGTTTTTGCAGCTTTTCTCGTTCGGCATCCGCCTTCTTGCGCTCGGTGATGTCTTCAATAATACTGATAATACCCGTAACCTCATCGTTTTCATTGCGGATATAATCCCAGGTTATCTGGACATCTATCTCCCGGTCATCCTTGGTTTTTTCCCGGGTGGCATACATGGTGGGTTCAGGTTCCTTGGTGATGATATTCTGATAATAGTCCATGATTTGATCGCGATGGTCATCATCTACCGTCAGGTCCCATAGATTCATGCCGATCAGTTGATCCGGTCCGTAACCTCGTATGTTATGATGGGCAGGGTTGCTGTAAACAATCTTGCCGGCTAAATCGGTAAGCTGGATACCAAAAGGCGCCGTATTCACAAGCGTTCTGAACTTCTCTTCACTTTGCTTAAGTGTGGTTTCCGCTCGTTTCCGCTCGGAGATATCGATATCAAGACAAAAAAGTTCCCGCTCACACCCCGGTACCTCGACAATAACATGATGGGAGATCACCGGTACCTGGGAACCATCTTTATGCTTCAGCAACAGCTCCCCGGACGGGATGGGTTGGCCTGACTTTGCCATTTTATGCATCTCTTCAATGACGATCTCCCTCATTTCAGGCGGGATAATCAGATCAAGAAGGCTGCGGCCAATCGCCTCTTGCTGAGTATATCCATAAAGCTTTTCCGACGCTTTATTCCAATATTGAGTTGTACCATCGAAGCCATATCCCTGAACAGCGACGGCGTCGACATTCTCCATCAAATTTCGAAATCTTTTTTCACTTTCTTGCAAAAACTTTTCCGTTTTTTGACGCTCGGTAATGTCCTTTGCAACAGCATAATAATATGTTGCATTCTCAAATCTAATTTTTTGGCCGATCACTTCGACTGATATTAAATCACCGTTTCGGGTTTTATGAATGGTTTCAAATCTTTTAGGCGTATTAAACGGCACCTCATCCCAAAAAGATAAAAATTGTTCTATTGAAACTTTTTGATCCACATCATCTATATGCAACTGAAGAATGTCGCCTTTTTTACGATCTAAACACGTGCATGCACCTTGGTTTGCATCAACAATTTTGCCTTTTTCGGATATTAAATAAACGGCATCAGAAATGGTCTCAAACAATTGATGGTACTTTTTTTCGCTCTCTGTTATCTGCGTGATGAAAATTAAATTTTCAATTAATCTTGTAATTCTCAGCCCGATTATTTTATACAGATACTTCTCATTATCGCTCCAATGATGGCTACTTTCGCAATGATGCATGCCGAACATCCAGGCGTCATCATTCTTCGGCTTCAATGCCATGAATATCATTGACTTAACATCGAACTGTAAGGCAATGTCATTGCACATTTCCTTGCCTGCAGGCGGATCAGTTTCCGGACATCCATTATTGTTAAGCGCGCGGTTGCAGTATTGAGCCATATCACGGGTCATGGGCACTGTTGCATTCAAAGCCTTGGCACCGGGAAACGACGGTGTTGTTCTTTCATATGCCACGTCAAATGTCGGTAAATCAGGATTACAAGGATAGAACAACCAGGCCCGATCGCATGAAAAAAGCGCAAGTAATTTTTCAAGAATTTGATCTAAGACATCATCAGCATCGGATTGTATATTGATGATCGCTTCAATTTCTTCTATGGCAAATAAGATGCGATCCGGATTATTGAAATTCATAAAAGACTCCAGTACAAGTCTTCGACTTGCTGAAAATAAGTCTGCATAGGTATCCCAAACCTACTTTATCATATTATTTTAATCCAAAAGACAAGAACAAGTTGTTAATATTGGGGTTATTTTATATTTTTTTAGACTCTCAATCTAAAAGATCAAAAATTTAACGAAACGAGTGGCAACATTGAAAAAGAACTATTTCCTGACGAATAACCACCGAATATCATTGTGACCCTTTTTGTATGGATCTTTGATTCTGCACCGTAAATCAACGATAAAAGAATATCATTCCAATGAAATGAAGTAAATCAAAACCAAAAATTAATCGTATAAAAAATATCCGCCCAGAACTTTTTGACAAAAAAAATCGATATTTGTATGGTTTGCCCCCCAAGCAAAGAATGAAAGCATGAAAGGATCAAATCAAATGTCAATGTATGTACATAAAAATTACGTTAACGGCAAATTCATGGACAACAAAACCGGGAAACGATTTTCTGTGGTCAACCCTGCTACCGGAGAAGAGATCTACCAGATGGAAAAGGCAGATGAATATATCCTTAATGCCGCTGTGGAAAGTGCAAAAAAAGGGTTTCAAATCTGGTCAGCCATGGATGCGACACAACGCAGCCGGATTCTCAGGAAAGCCGTATCTATTCTGCAGGAGAAAAATGATGAATTGGCCCGCATCGAAGTTTTAGATACCGGCAAACCCCTGCAGGAGGCGGCCGAGGTGGATGTCATTACCGGCGCGGAGGTCATAGAATTTTTTGCAGGTATCGCACCGGGAATCGAAGGCTGCCGGCAGGACCTTGGCCGGGATTTTTACTATACCCGCAGGGAACCTTTAGGGGTGTGTGCCGGACGGGGTGTTCAATGTTGTCCAGGGCGCTGCAGGTGTGGGGCAGTGGCTCACAGCGTGCCCGGACATTGAAAAAGTTTCATTTACCGGCGAAGTGGGAACAGGGAAAAAGGTGATGGCCAGTGCGGCCACAACCCTCAAAGATGTGACCATGGAGCTTGGGGGCAAATCCCCGCTAATTGTATTTGAGGATGCGGACATAGACGATGCGCTCAGTGCGGCCATGCTGGCCGAAGTTCAGTCTTTTGTTCAGCAAAAGAAACCCATCCTATTCCTGGGATGGGCACCCCACAGCATGAACGAACGCATTGACATGACCTATCTGACCGGCAGCACCGCAGAAACCTTTGGTGGAGACGATGGCACTGCCACGGTCTGGACCAACACCCGCAAAGGTTTTGAGGATGATATGCCCAATGTGGCAACCTTTCTGAAAAACTTCACATTTCCCGTTGCCATGATCAACCAGATCATGACCGCTATGCACACCCAGAAAGGCCTTTCCCCCCGGGATGCCGGTCTGATCTGGCTAAAACAGCATCCCGACACTTACCGGGACTGGCTGAAAAACGTGACCACCACAGGCGGCAAACCGGCAGCCCCGGCCTTTGAGGTGGCCCTTGAAGGCGTTAAAGAATAAACCCCGTCTGTATTTCTACCACGAAGGGCACGAAGGATTAATTTCTTCGTGCCCTTCGTGATCTTCGTGGTATTTAAAAAATCAAAAATCAGGTATTACGTTATTATCTGTCCGGCAGAGCCTGGCACACAAATTCCAAAAGATGGGTCACCCGGGCAGGAACACCCTGGCGGTTAAGGCTGTCCTGGAGCTGAATCATGCACCCCGGGCAGGCTGTTGCCACAATTTGCGCCCCGCTTTGGGCAATATGATGCGCCTTTTGGTCGCCGATCTTTTGACTGGTTTCGTAATGGTGGACAGAGAAGGTGCCGCCCAGACCGCAGCAGGTTGCCGCATCGGTCATTTCAACATAGTCGATCTGGGGCAATGCGTGAAGCAGTTGCCTGGGGGCTTGGGTCAAGCCGTGATTTCGCAGGTGGCAGGGATCGTGGTAGGTGACCTTAACCGGCGCCTTTGAGCGGGGCAACGCGGCCAGTCTGCCAACCAGGTCCATATCCATTAAAAACTCCATGATATCCCGCGTCTTGTCGGCAAAAACATGATAATCTGCCCCCAACGTAGGGTAAAGCCCGGCTAGGGCACCGTGGCAAGAGGCGCAGGCCGTGATCACATAATCAAAGGCGTGGGGTTTCAAAGCCTTTAAATTTCTTTGAGCAAGCGTATCCACCGCATTTCCCGCACCGGCAGACAGAGCGGGAAGCCCGCAGCACACCTGTTCATCGGTGAGGGTTACATGAATTCCCATGAAATTGAGAATACGAACCAGGTACGCTCCGATTTCAGGGTATAGGTAATTGATCCCGCACCCGGTAAAAAAAAGCACTTTGGGACCGGTTGAAAAGGAAACAGTCTGCCGGATTTCTCTGTTCAAAAAAGGCGTGAATGACGGCTTGGGTAAAGTGCGTTCCCGGGGGATGCCCGGTACAGGAAACCTCAATTTCAAGCCACTTGTGTCAGGAATCCGCCGGCACAACAGCCTGGAAGCCAACTCTCCGCTTTTACTCATCCAATCCATAGTCTTTTTATGCGTCAGCAAGGCGGCCACCCCTTTACCAAATCCGGACAGTCCTTTTTTCCGGGCCACCTCCCTGCGGGCCGCCGCCACAATCTCATGGGTCGGGACCTGGTTAGGGCACAGGTTGGCGCAACTGCCGCACAGCAGACACTGGGACAAATCATGAACCAACCGGTCTTCGGCAAAGACCTGTCCGTCCATCATGGCCTGGGCCAGGGTAATTTTTCCCCGGGCCACGCCGCCTTCGGTATTTTCTGCCTTGAACACAGGGCATGTAGCCCGGCAGGCACCGCACTTCACACAGGCCTGGGTCCACGTTCTGTATTGTTCCAGATCTATCATTTTACCTCTCCGGGAAGTGGTAGGTCATCGGCTGGAAAAATTTTACCCGGATTGAGGATATTGTGCGGATCCAAGGCTTTTTTAAGGGTTTTCATATAAAGAATGGACTGACTTGACAGCTCCAGGGAAAGGTAGGGGGCTTTCATGATGCCGACCCCGTGTTCGCCACTCATGGTTCCGCCCAACGCCAGAGTGGCCCGGAACAGTGCCTCAATGGCAAGCTCGGCATCGGCCATTTGTTTTGCATCATCTTTGTCCGCCATGATATTGACGTGGATATTTCCGTCACCGGCATGGCCGAAGTTCACGATGGGCAGGTTGTATTGATCAGAAATCTTTTCGATCCGGCGGATCATCTCGGGCAGCTTTGATCGAGGAACACAAATATCTTCATTGAATTTTTCCAGCCCAAGCTTTTTCAATGAAGGAGAAATCGCCCTGCGGATCTTCCAGATCTCTTCGCTTTCTTCAAAGGTATTGGCCACCCGGTTTTCCAACACCCCTTGGGAATCGACCACCTTTAAAATTCTTTGAGCCTGCTTATCCAGAAACTCCTGGTCTCCGTCCACCTCTATGATCAGGGCTGCTTCTGCAGCTTCCGGCATGGAGAGTCCTGCGGTCTGCCTGAGGCAATCCAAGGTCCGGCCGTCCATGAATTCCAGGGTAGCGGGAATAATTTTTTCACGAATAATGGCGGATACAGCTTTGGCAGCGCCGTCAATGGCATCAAACACCACCAGCATGGTCTTCTTGGCCTGGGGTTTGGGAATCAGCTTGAGAATAATCTTGGTGATAACAGCCAGAGTGCCCTCCGAACCGCAAAAGAGCTTGGTCAAATCATAGCCAACCACCCCTTTCATGGTGGTACCGCCGGTTTCAATCAAGTCACCTGTAGGCGTAACCACCTCCAAGCCGAGGACATAATCCTTAGTCACCCCGTACTTGACACACCGGGGACCGCCTGCACATTCAGCCACATTCCCGCCGAGACTCGAAACTTTCAAGGAAGCTGGATCAGGGGGATAAAACAACCCTAACGCCTCAACGGCCTTTTGAAAATCCCCGGTCACCACACCGGGCTCCACCACGGCCACAAGATTTTCCTGATCTATATCCAGGATCCGGTTCATCCGGCTCATGCCCATGACCATTCCCCCGTAAACCGGCAGAGCGCCGCCGGTGAACCCGCTACCGGCCCCTCTGGGGTAAACCGGGATACGGTAGTGGTGGGCAAGTTTCATGATCCGGGATACGGCCTGGGCATCTGCCGGATGCACCACAACATCCGGAAGAAATTGCTTGCGCGTGGCATCATAGCTGTACAAAATACGGTCGGTCTTTTCACAGCTCGCATATTTGGAACCGCATATCTCTTTGAGTTCCCGGATCACGTTTTCAGGTATCATAAAACAGCTTCCTAATTAAATAGCGCAGGTAGGACTAAGGTAATCTGAGGGATGTACGTCACCATCATCAACCCCAGCAGGCACACCAGCAAAAAGGGCATTACTGACATGCTCACCTGCCCCATTCCTCTGCCGGTAATGGTTTTGGTCACAAACAGGTTATACCCAAAGGGCGCGGTAATATAGCCGATAACAAAATTAACGACAATTACGGCCCCAAGATGAATCGGATCAATGCCCAGATTCACCGCAATGGGCTCCAGTATAGTAACAATAATAACTATGGCGGCGGGCGTGTCCAGTAATGATCCGATAAAAAGGAATAAAATATTAACCAGCAGTAAAAAGACATACTTGTTTGCCGAAATGGTGGAGATGGCCTGGGCAGCAATTGCCGGGATCTGGGCCGAAGCCATTAGCCATGCAAACAAGTTGGCACTGGCGATAACGAACATGATCATGGCAGAACTTTTGGCACCTTCGGCAAAACATTCTATAATCCCTTTCAGATAAAGGGTCTTTTGAAAAAACACACCGACAATAAGGGCATAAATACATGCAATAGCACCAGCTTCAGTTGGCGTAAACGCGCCGGAATAGATCCCACCAAGGACAAGAACCGGAGCGCCGATGGCGTACTTGGCCTGCCAGAGCAGCAGAACCACCCGAACCGGAGAAGGGCGGCGACCGCTTCGAGGAATTCCCTCACGAACGGCCCGAAAAAGTGAATAGACCACCATGAGTAAAGCAAAAAAAATCCCGGCCCCTAAAATCACGAAAAAAGGAATAACCAATCAATGTCATTCTGCTCTCCTCCCATCCCTGCAAACCTCTGAGACCAAGACGGCTTGTAGAGCGCAGGATATGAGGCCAGGCCGCCCGCCGGGCCTTGTCAGGATCGCCCAGCCGGATAGCCTCATAAATTTCTTCATACTCCCTTAAAATCTTTTTCGGCATCAATTGCCCGCTTCATTTTTTCAAGGACACCCAAAAGCTCACATAACTGTTCATGGGACCGTCTGCGGGCAGCCATGGCTGCCCCGCCCACTTCCATCTCGATCCTCAACTCCATGACGGCACGCAAGTCTTCAAGGGTTGCAAGCTCCTTTGAATCGATTTTAAACGCCT from uncultured Desulfobacter sp. includes these protein-coding regions:
- the creD gene encoding cell envelope integrity protein CreD, encoding MGSSFIKKTSMIGLLIALLNIPLGFISDTIEERSMRNGKAHMQIASTWGRAQGITGPVLTIPYYDSQGTLQHACFLSDTLDITAKISPEKRYRGIFEVIVYRAEISMSGTFGRPDFSAWDIESYQILWDKATLTIGLNELKGIQLISAFQWNGNPAPLRPGEKTAPGIYGLAARLFPDREPDTKSDSASSGFEDANRFNIVFNLHGSSEIRFAPTSDTTTVAVTSPWPHPSFQGSYLPVKRTITPEGFKAKWQVSGFGRDYPGQWNSEQKDAQKAANRFTNGMFGVKLIQPVNFYTLSERSVKYALLIITLTFLCFFMFEILNRLKIHPMQYLLVGFSLSLFYLLLISFSEHIGFLPAYVLSAAACVVLITWYARSFLGSSRSSLITGGVLSGFFALFYIILQHEGYSLVMGTSSLFFILALVMGLTRKLDWYSVFKAAPGLKIPAFRSKRRPPTCNPMAEENEK
- a CDS encoding SIMPL domain-containing protein, which gives rise to MKRLMQIIVLLLLSMVSLCSADSQIPQIKVWGKSSSQIRPDNAVLTLKITGKGHNAKAAEELHQKYLDNALNVLSDFGISDKDITMDGPYTNLDGTVVCVLSVRVAEFSKLPGLIQSFASRPGSKVDQLAWSHTRLAQFRADALSMAVKDARQKAQTMIQALNSRLGEALLVRPVDTEKTKAGGDKPFIRIEKKVEVVFRLVPL
- a CDS encoding (Fe-S)-binding protein, producing the protein MIDLEQYRTWTQACVKCGACRATCPVFKAENTEGGVARGKITLAQAMMDGQVFAEDRLVHDLSQCLLCGSCANLCPNQVPTHEIVAAARREVARKKGLSGFGKGVAALLTHKKTMDWMSKSGELASRLLCRRIPDTSGLKLRFPVPGIPRERTLPKPSFTPFLNREIRQTVSFSTGPKVLFFTGCGINYLYPEIGAYLVRILNFMGIHVTLTDEQVCCGLPALSAGAGNAVDTLAQRNLKALKPHAFDYVITACASCHGALAGLYPTLGADYHVFADKTRDIMEFLMDMDLVGRLAALPRSKAPVKVTYHDPCHLRNHGLTQAPRQLLHALPQIDYVEMTDAATCCGLGGTFSVHHYETSQKIGDQKAHHIAQSGAQIVATACPGCMIQLQDSLNRQGVPARVTHLLEFVCQALPDR
- a CDS encoding glycine betaine ABC transporter substrate-binding protein, whose amino-acid sequence is MLAEVQSFVQQKKPILFLGWAPHSMNERIDMTYLTGSTAETFGGDDGTATVWTNTRKGFEDDMPNVATFLKNFTFPVAMINQIMTAMHTQKGLSPRDAGLIWLKQHPDTYRDWLKNVTTTGGKPAAPAFEVALEGVKE
- the creB gene encoding two-component system response regulator CreB, with the translated sequence MKHILIIEDEPSIVENIRYALETEGFSTSWHSQGKKGLERLEQGGVDLVLLDIGLPDVNGIELCKQIRFGSQVPVIFLTARSDEIDRVVGLEIGADDYMVKPFSPRELSARVKAVLRRYDGVQASGSQVAQNLGAGFELDETRCRIFFNGQVLDLSRYEFKILSLLIRHPGRVYSREMLMDLVWDDPEMSTDRAVDAQIKNLRAKLRRVSPHNDPIKTHRGMGYSLKEEP
- a CDS encoding PAS domain S-box protein, with the protein product MNFNNPDRILFAIEEIEAIINIQSDADDVLDQILEKLLALFSCDRAWLFYPCNPDLPTFDVAYERTTPSFPGAKALNATVPMTRDMAQYCNRALNNNGCPETDPPAGKEMCNDIALQFDVKSMIFMALKPKNDDAWMFGMHHCESSHHWSDNEKYLYKIIGLRITRLIENLIFITQITESEKKYHQLFETISDAVYLISEKGKIVDANQGACTCLDRKKGDILQLHIDDVDQKVSIEQFLSFWDEVPFNTPKRFETIHKTRNGDLISVEVIGQKIRFENATYYYAVAKDITERQKTEKFLQESEKRFRNLMENVDAVAVQGYGFDGTTQYWNKASEKLYGYTQQEAIGRSLLDLIIPPEMREIVIEEMHKMAKSGQPIPSGELLLKHKDGSQVPVISHHVIVEVPGCERELFCLDIDISERKRAETTLKQSEEKFRTLVNTAPFGIQLTDLAGKIVYSNPAHHNIRGYGPDQLIGMNLWDLTVDDDHRDQIMDYYQNIITKEPEPTMYATREKTKDDREIDVQITWDYIRNENDEVTGIISIIEDITERKKADAEREKLQKQLNQAQRMEAIGRLAGGVAHDFNNMLGVILGYVELAFEKIESSHDLYADLEEIQKAAERSADLTKQLLTFARKQIISPEVLDLNDAVDSMLKMLRRLIGEDIDLSWIPADSLWPVKIDPSQINQILANLCVNARDAIAGVGKLTIETQNKIFDQAYCAGHAGFMNGDYAMLAVTDNGCGMSKETLNNLFEPFFTTKNMGEGTGLGLAIIYGIVKQNNGFINVYSEPDQGTCFKIYLPRFQASEAEDTREQTIPPKPVPTGTETILLVEDEPAILKMTRMMLERKGYSVLPADGPADAIRITNEHVGKIDLLMTDVVMPEMNGRDLAKKVTAVFPEIKLLFMSGYAAEVITHKGVLEDGVAFIQKPFSTNELAKKIRKVLDNSLNMNQTK
- the creC gene encoding two-component system sensor histidine kinase CreC, encoding MRLRTRLLISFCLFFIPAVYYLTAEFQNNLKYRYLEGVEESLVDQARILAGMVGARMEAHEYSSAELTRIFNGVYRQSFNAMVYDLSKTGVDTRVYITDQQGLLIFDSLERDPPGTDYSRWRDVFLTLHGEYGARSTRDDPGRPDLTTLYVAAPVMIGTHMAGVLVVGKPTENINDFIENAKAAVFKRSIGAALLSLVLAVLALFFITRPLDRLNRYVKSISKGEDEQRPSLGRSDIAEMGKAFEKIRADLAAKEYIESYVQSLTHEIKSPVAAIAGAAELLQEDNVPKAQQQRFLDNISAEANRIQTLVERMLGLSALEHRDSLEKPAHINLCDLVNETLQRFEQDIKKREIRISTDFEGGCDFMGDAFLISQAVINLLQNAIEFSPLGGRVHIALKVEGKFVQIAVMDQGPGIPDFAADKIFNRFFSTQRPDTHKKSTGLGLNFVMEIAQLHGGTVTVKNRSRATGTRAVLSLQR